A window of the Citrus sinensis cultivar Valencia sweet orange chromosome 9, DVS_A1.0, whole genome shotgun sequence genome harbors these coding sequences:
- the LOC102623598 gene encoding protein YLS7, translated as MTLAHSPRGPSPMAAFPRSLSSILVSVGGLAMFLVFASLLLVSSPIGSTVRVYFTGFDKKLDFPISPNNRSFIDNDVLPLESSLKDAEKSNSSSVDLSFGSRKEEEARNGSVAFSYAKDVEIGKEGHLGSSENSGSIYIGSNNTNNLAKLAMPALPSPPPSNNNTQIDFVASGCDLYHGSWFYDSSGPVYTNNTCPVITQMQNCQGNGRPDKEYENWRWRPAECDLPRFDGKKFLELMRGKTLAFIGDSVARNQMESMLCLLWQVEVPKNRGNRRMQRWYFKSTSVTIVRIWSSWLVKKINEPFDFTPAGVDKLHLDAPDENFMEFVPTFDVIVLSSGHWFAKQSVYILNNEIVGGQLWWPDKSRPMKVNNVDAFGISVETIMTAIATHPNYTGLTIVRSYSPDHYEGGTWNTGGSCTGKEKPLAVGELVKNGFTEVMHEKQVAGFNNAIKKATNKSKLRLMDITEAFGYRHDGHPGPYRNPDPNKITKRGPDGRPPPQDCLHWCMPGPVDTWNELVLEIIRREFEGNQSSLS; from the exons ATGACTTTAGCACATTCGCCCAGGGGGCCTTCTCCGATGGCTGCTTTTCCCCGATCACTTTCGTCCATCCTAGTTTCAGTAGGAGGACTGGCCATGTTCTTGGTTTTTGCTTCTCTACTTTTAGTTTCAAGCCCAATTGGTTCTACAGTTCGTGTATACTTTACCGGTTTTGATAAAAAGTTAGATTTTCCTATCTCTCCTAATAATCGGAGTTTCATTGATAACGATGTTTTACCATTGGAGTCCAGTTTAAAAGATGCCGAGAAGTCAAATAGCTCTTCGGTTGATTTGTCATTTGGTTCAAGAAAAGAAGAGGAGGCCAGAAATGGTAGCGTTGCCTTCAGTTATGCAAAAGATGTTGAAATTGGGAAAGAAGGTCATCTGGGATCATCAGAAAACTCTGGCAGCATATATATAGGATCGAACAATACCAATAACTTAGCAAAATTGGCAATGCCTGCTTTACCTTCTCCACCTCCCTCCAACAATAACACCCAGATTGATTTTGTTGCATCAG GTTGTGATCTATACCACGGAAGTTGGTTTTATGATTCTTCAGGACCAGTGTACACCAACAACACATGTCCTGTCATAACACAGATGCAGAACTGCCAAGGAAATGGAAGACCCGACAAGGAATATGAGAATTGGCGGTGGAGGCCTGCTGAATGCGACCTCCCTCGATTTGATGGTAAGAAATTTCTGGAGTTGATGAGGGGGAAGACACTAGCTTTCATTGGGGACTCAGTTGCTCGAAATCAGATGGAATCAATGTTGTGCCTTCTCTGGCAG GTAGAAGTACCAAAAAACCGAGGGAACCGAAGAATGCAACGATGGTACTTCAAGTCAACGTCTGTTACGATTGTTCGGATATGGTCATCTTGgcttgtaaaaaaaattaatgaaccATTTGATTTTACTCCAGCGGGTGTTGACAAGCTCCATCTTGATGCGCCAGATGAGAACTTCATGGAATTCGTACCGACTTTTGACGTGATTGTTCTTTCTTCGGGCCACTGGTTTGCCAAGCAGTCAGTCTATATCTTGAACAATGAGATTGTGGGAGGACAGTTATGGTGGCCAGACAAGTCTCGGCCCATGAAGGTTAACAACGTCGATGCATTTGGAATCTCTGTTGAAACAATTATGACTGCTATTGCTACACATCCAAATTACACAGGTCTGACCATTGTGCGTTCCTATTCGCCCGATCATTATGAGGGTGGCACATGGAATACAGGTGGTTCGTGCACAGGAAAGGAAAAGCCTCTTGCAGTTGGTGAGTTAGtgaaaaatggatttacagaagtaaTGCATGAAAAGCAAGTGGCAGGTTTCAACAATGCAATCAAGAAGGCAACGAATAAATCAAAGTTGAGGTTGATGGATATCACTGAAGCCTTTGGGTACCGCCATGATGGGCATCCAGGCCCTTATCGAAATCCTGACCCAAACAAGATCACAAAACGCGGCCCAGATGGAAGGCCTCCACCACAAGATTGCTTACACTGGTGCATGCCGGGACCAGTTGATACCTGGAATGAACTTGTGCTTGAGATCATAAGGAGAGAGTTCGAAGGCAACCAAAGTTCTTTATCATGA